Proteins from one Panicum virgatum strain AP13 chromosome 7K, P.virgatum_v5, whole genome shotgun sequence genomic window:
- the LOC120641152 gene encoding uncharacterized protein LOC120641152, translating to MHRSAYIDRLIDLLPSPETPGRPSKRKQPLGRIGEGSQPEGARNTRARERERNRAMADTPSPSPTAAAGAEAGSASTPLLRRRGSYTRSMSHARDELRSFRSCLRWMCVDHSEASSPAASWLVFAALAVAVPGAARAALPRRAYDTQVQASLTLSAALAYATIYSLVRRRGLRRLLYLDRLRHDSQDVRAGYIVQLAGSFRLLACFVLPCFLADAAYKVFWYCAHRPFPLWWWSAAACALEMASWMYRTAMFFMACVLFQTICYLQILRMTGFARDFGQCADVAAVLRQHRRIRAQLRRISHRYRRFILYCLILVTVSQFTALLAATRPRAQVNLATAGELALCSMSLVTGLLICLHSAAKITHKTQAITSVAAAWHADATINSLDRDQENPRTPSKAAYLQQQQQHTPTSPFPAASASSGEESDDDESRSEDSVDTSRFAPFHVTNISFQKRQALVTYLENNPAGITVFGFVVDRTWLHALFMIEFSLVMWLLGKTIGIS from the exons ATGCATCGATCGGCATACATTGATCGACTGATCGACCTCCTCCCGTCTCCCGAAACACCAGGGCGGCCATCGAAACGGAAGCAGCCACTAGGGAGGATAGGAGAAGGGAGCCAGCCAGAAGGAGCAAGGAACACGAgggcaagagagagagagagaaaccgCGCGATGGCGgacacgccgtcgccgtcgccgacggcggccgccggcgccgaggcgggGTCCGCGTCGAcgccgctgctgcggcggcggggctcgtaCACGCGGTCCATGTCGCACGCGCGCGACGAGCTCCGCAGCTTCAGGTCCTGCCTGCGGTGGATGTGCGTGGACCACTCGGAGGCCTCCAGCCCCGCGGCGTCCTGGCTCGTCttcgccgcgctcgccgtggccgtcccgggcgccgcgcgcgccgcgctcccgcgccgcgccTACGACACGCAGGTGCAGGCATCGCTCACGCtctccgccgcgctcgcctaCGCCACCATCTACTCCCTCGTCCGCCGCCGGGGCCTGCGCCGCCTGCTCTACCTCGACCGCCTCCGCCACGACTCCCAGGACGTGCGCGCCGGCTACATCGTCCAGCTCGCCGGCTCCTTCCGCCTCCTCGCCTGCTTCGTGCTCCCCTGCttcctcgccgacgccgcctaCAAGGTGTTCTGGTACTGCGCCCACCGGCCCTTCCCGCTCTGGTGGTggtccgccgccgcgtgcgcgcTCGAGATGGCGTCCTGGATGTACCGCACCGCCATGTTCTTCATGGCGTGCGTGCTGTTCCAGACCATCTGCTACCTGCAGATCCTGCGCATGACGGGGTTCGCGCGGGACTTTGGCCAGTgcgccgacgtcgccgccgtgcTCAGGCAGCACCGCCGCATCCGCGCCCAGCTCCGCCGGATCAGCCACCGCTACCGGAGGTTCATCCTCTACTGCCTCATCCTCGTCACGGTCAGCCAGTTCACCGCGCTTCTCGCCGCCACGAGGCCGCGCGCGCAGGTCAACttggccaccgccggcgagctcgcg ctgtgctCCATGAGCCTCGTCACCGGCCTGCTCATCTGCCTCCACAGCGCGGCCAAGATCACGCACAAGACGCAGGCCATCACCAGCGTCGCCGCGGCGTGGCACGCGGACGCCACCATCAACAGCCTGGACCGCGACCAGGAGAACCCCAGGACGCCCAGCAAGGCGGCGtacctgcagcagcagcagcagcacacccCCACGAGCCCCttcccggcggcgagcgcctcCTCTGGCGAGgagtccgacgacgacgagtccCGGAGCGAGGACAGCGTCGACACCTCGAGGTTCGCGCCCTTCCACGTCACCAACATCTCCTTCCAGAAGAGGCAGGCGCTAG TGACCTACTTGGAGAACAACCCAGCGGGGATCACGGTGTTCGGCTTCGTCGTCGACCGGACATGGCTGCACGCGCTGTTCATGATCGAGTTCTCGCTGGTGATGTGGCTGCTAGGGAAGACGATCGGCATATCGTGA
- the LOC120641153 gene encoding uncharacterized protein LOC120641153: MARSPRNRKLAAQHLRSASHAVPCDYKKTKKLDKENELQSTSEEKDWKNATCSICLERPHDAVLLLCSSHSKGCRPYMCGTNYKHSNCLELFKNAYSREKPACKVSTVVAPTNQKPETMLLACPICRGEVKGWTVVKPARRFLNRKRRTCMHEDCSFVGTYKRLKRHVRSKHRSSKPREVDPVRLAEWKEFENEKERQDAISIVSALNPGSMIMGDYIIDPDSDSEPYIDDPYFDDIFDHDTSLDGNGGSYHRGFVHRNRSHRRNGERASRNLPRVRVSGIRRGVSRRPSRVDSVIRSVSQPSDS, translated from the coding sequence ATGGCAAGAAGTCCAAGAAACCGTAAGCTGGCAGCTCAGCATCTTAGGTCAGCCTCCCATGCTGTACCTTGCGActacaagaaaacaaaaaagttAGACAAGGAAAATGAATTACAATCAACCTCAGAGGAAAAGGACTGGAAAAATGCCACCTGCTCAATATGCTTGGAGCGTCCACATGATGCTGTCCTGCTCCTTTGTTCTTCTCATAGCAAAGGTTGCCGGCCATACATGTGCGGTACCAACTATAAACATTCCAACTGCCTTGAGCTGTTCAAAAATGCTTATTCGAGGGAGAAACCAGCATGCAAAGTCTCAACCGTGGTGGCACCAACTAACCAGAAGCCAGAGACAATGCTGCTTGCATGCCCCATCTGCCGCGGGGAAGTTAAAGGGTGGACAGTAGTCAAACCTGCGAGGCGGTTTCTGAACCGCAAAAGGAGAACTTGTATGCATGAGGATTGCTCATTTGTCGGGACATATAAGAGACTCAAAAGGCATGTGAGGTCCAAGCATCGCTCATCAAAACCACGGGAAGTTGACCCTGTCCGTTTGGCTGAGTGGAAGGAGTTTGAAAATGAAAAGGAGAGGCAAGATGCAATCAGCATTGTCAGTGCCTTAAATCCAGGGTCGATGATTATGGGGGACTACATCATTGATCCAGATAGCGACAGCGAACCTTACATCGATGACCCTTATTTCGATGATATCTTTGACCATGACACATCCTTAGATGGCAATGGAGGATCTTATCATAGAGGTTTTGTGCACAGAAATAGATCTCATAGGAGAAATGGGGAAAGAGCAAGTCGAAATCTCCCTCGTGTCAGGGTTTCTGGCATTCGCCGTGGTGTTTCACGAAGGCCATCTCGAGTTGATTCTGTCATAAGATCTGTGAGTCAGCCAAGTGACAGTTGA